A region from the Motacilla alba alba isolate MOTALB_02 chromosome 10, Motacilla_alba_V1.0_pri, whole genome shotgun sequence genome encodes:
- the UBE2Q2 gene encoding ubiquitin-conjugating enzyme E2 Q2 isoform X3, with product MSVSGLKAELKFLESIFDKDHERFRIVSWKLDELHCQFVLLPPPPGSSPQPPPPLTIHCNITESYPSSSPIWFVESDDPNLTSVLERLEDIKKSNTLLLQQLKRLICDLCRLYNLPQHPDVEMLDQPLPAGQNGTTEEVTSEEEEEDDMGEISAVRYLDTENWTSVCALVKQYITLCAKSDIEDLDHYDMKEEEPVDGKKSEDEGIEKENLAILEKIRKNQRQDHLNGAVSGSVQASDRLMKELRDIYRSQSYKTGIYSVELVNDSLYEWHVKLLKVDPDSPLHSDLQVLKEKEGVEYILLNFSFKDNFPFDPPFVRVVSPVLTGGYVLGGGALCMELLTKQVNMSSVIWLIKHT from the exons ATGTCGGTGTCAGGGCTCAAGGCCGAGCTGAAGTTCCTCGAGTCCATCTTCGACAAGGACCACGAGCGCTTCCGCATCGTCTCCTGGAAGCTGGACGAGCTCCACTGCCAGTTTGTgctcctgccgccgccgccgggctccagcccgcagccgccgccgccgctcacCATCCACTGCAACATCACG gAATCTTACCCCTCTTCATCACCAATATGGTTTGTAGAATCAGATGACCCAAACCTGACTTCAGTCTTAGAGCGTTTAGAAGATATTAAGAAGAGCAATACTCTG ctccttcagcagctgaagcGATTAATATGTGACCTCTGCAGATTATATAATCTTCCTCAGCATCCAGATGTTGAAATGTTAGATCAGCCATTGCCAGCTGGACAG AATGGAACAACAGAAGAAGTTACgtcagaggaggaggaagaagatgatATGGGTGAA ATCTCAGCTGTGAGGTACTTGGATACAGAGAATTGGACATCTGTTTGTGCTTTAGTCAAACAATACATAACATTGTGTGCCAAATCA GACATTGAAGATCTGGATCACTATGATATGAAGGAGGAGGAACCAGTTGATGGGAAGAAATCTGAGGATGAAGGCATTGAAAAAGAGAACCTTGCAATCttagaaaaaatcagaaaaaatcaAAGGCAAGATCACTTAAAT gGTGCAGTCTCTGGGTCAGTTCAGGCTTCAGATCGACTTATGAAAGAACTCAGGGATATATATAGATCACAGAGTTATAAAACAG GGATATATTCAGTGGAACTGGTAAATGACAGCTTGTATGAATGGCATGTTAAGCTTCTCAA GGTTGATCCTGATAGCCCACTGCATAGTGATCTTCAggtcttaaaagaaaaagaaggtgtAGAATACATTTTACTCAACTTCTCTTTTAAG GATAACTTCCCTTTTGATCCTCCCTTTGTGCGAGTGGTGTCTCCTGTGCTCACGGGAGG GTATGTCCTAGGTGGAGGTGCTTTATGCATGGAACTTCTTACTAAACAGGTGAATATGAGCTCTGTTATCTGGCTAATAAAACATACCTGA